Proteins encoded within one genomic window of Xylophilus sp. GOD-11R:
- a CDS encoding SDR family oxidoreductase, whose protein sequence is MPDTSPTLPSSSSDTPRTVLVTGAGRRLGREVALTLARAGWQVAVHFRRSLTESAETVRDCRAIAGAESAAQAFEADLSDEASVRALVPAVVGHFGRLDALVNNASLFEQDSAADFGFASLERHMRSNAGAPVLLAQALAEHVVAREGAPAEAAVVNLLDQKLWNQNPDFFSYTLSKAALEAATTMLALALAPRVRVVGVAPGLTLTSHLLDEATFHKLHTLSPLGRSSTPDDVAGTVRFALETRSITGTTLLVDGGQHLQRFDRDFSLM, encoded by the coding sequence ATGCCCGACACCTCGCCCACCCTTCCCTCCTCCTCCTCCGACACGCCACGCACCGTGCTGGTCACAGGCGCCGGCCGCCGGCTCGGCCGCGAGGTCGCGCTGACGCTCGCCCGCGCCGGCTGGCAGGTCGCGGTGCATTTCCGCCGCTCACTCACCGAATCGGCCGAAACGGTGCGCGACTGCCGCGCCATCGCCGGTGCCGAATCGGCCGCGCAGGCCTTCGAGGCCGACCTGTCCGACGAGGCCTCGGTGCGCGCGCTGGTGCCCGCCGTGGTCGGGCATTTCGGCCGGCTCGACGCGCTGGTCAACAACGCGTCGCTCTTCGAACAGGACAGCGCCGCCGACTTCGGCTTCGCCAGCCTGGAGCGCCACATGCGCAGCAATGCCGGCGCACCGGTGCTGCTGGCGCAGGCCTTGGCCGAACACGTAGTTGCACGCGAGGGTGCTCCTGCGGAGGCGGCCGTGGTCAACCTGCTCGACCAGAAGCTCTGGAACCAGAACCCGGACTTCTTCAGCTACACCCTGTCGAAAGCCGCCCTGGAAGCCGCCACCACCATGCTGGCGCTGGCGCTGGCGCCGCGCGTGCGTGTGGTGGGCGTGGCGCCGGGGCTCACGCTCACCAGCCACCTGCTCGACGAAGCCACTTTCCACAAGCTGCACACCCTGTCGCCGCTCGGCCGGTCTTCCACGCCCGACGACGTCGCCGGCACGGTACGTTTCGCGCTGGAGACCCGCTCGATCACCGGCACCACGCTGCTGGTGGACGGCGGCCAGCACCTGCAGCGCTTCGATCGCGACTTCTCGCTGATGTGA
- a CDS encoding ROK family protein: MRVCVDIGGTKVAVSLSPPGSRELLFRQRQPTAKEGDSGAVARQILGMIDTACAEAGIDPASMEQVGVSSTGPFVMAGGMIELSTPNICGGLAGAGSPLPNDWMTVPIEGPLRERFRLVRVENDCVAALEAERRWGALQGVDHCAYVTWSTGIGMGLCVDGRILRGKNGNAGHGGHTFVSDDDRHAICGCGNHGDLESLVAGIAIGRRFADRGFDGAEPLLEAARDGHADAVGIVDALCRTMGRGLYNIVALLDLQRISLGGSVFWHHRELLLPKLQAYVSGHLPALTAGVELVPAGLADKVGDYAALALVD, encoded by the coding sequence ATGCGTGTTTGCGTCGATATCGGAGGCACCAAAGTCGCGGTCAGCCTCTCCCCGCCCGGTAGTCGCGAACTGCTCTTTCGCCAGCGTCAGCCCACCGCGAAGGAGGGTGATTCCGGCGCGGTGGCCCGGCAGATCCTCGGCATGATCGACACCGCGTGCGCCGAAGCCGGCATCGACCCGGCCTCGATGGAGCAGGTGGGCGTTTCGTCCACCGGCCCTTTCGTGATGGCCGGCGGCATGATCGAGCTTTCCACACCCAACATCTGCGGCGGCCTGGCCGGCGCCGGCAGCCCGTTGCCCAACGACTGGATGACGGTGCCCATCGAGGGCCCGCTGCGCGAGCGCTTCCGCCTGGTGCGGGTGGAAAACGACTGCGTGGCCGCGCTGGAGGCCGAGCGTCGCTGGGGCGCGCTGCAGGGCGTGGACCATTGCGCCTACGTCACCTGGAGCACCGGCATCGGCATGGGGCTCTGCGTGGACGGCCGCATCCTGCGGGGCAAGAACGGCAACGCCGGGCACGGCGGCCACACTTTCGTGAGCGACGACGACCGCCACGCCATCTGCGGCTGCGGCAACCACGGTGACCTGGAATCGCTGGTGGCGGGCATCGCCATCGGCAGGCGCTTCGCCGACCGGGGCTTCGACGGCGCCGAGCCGCTGCTCGAAGCGGCGCGGGACGGACACGCCGACGCGGTCGGCATCGTCGACGCGCTGTGCCGCACCATGGGCCGCGGCCTCTACAACATCGTCGCGCTGCTCGACCTGCAGCGCATCAGCCTGGGCGGCAGCGTGTTCTGGCACCACCGGGAGCTGCTGCTGCCCAAGCTGCAGGCCTATGTGTCGGGCCACCTGCCGGCGCTCACCGCCGGCGTGGAGCTGGTGCCGGCCGGGCTCGCCGACAAGGTCGGCGACTACGCGGCGCTGGCGCTGGTCGACTGA
- a CDS encoding dihydroneopterin aldolase, producing the protein MSQSHGQQILTLSGLRFDANLGILDHEKTAPQPIRVDAELNLGPQDLLPHDDDILHVLDYRKVRRIIIDECTAEHVNLLESLIGKLALRLLQLPGVLGVRVKIAKLEIFDDCEVAIRVETGLW; encoded by the coding sequence ATGTCCCAGTCCCACGGCCAGCAGATCCTGACGCTCAGCGGCCTGCGCTTCGATGCCAACCTGGGCATCCTCGACCACGAAAAGACCGCGCCGCAGCCGATCCGCGTCGATGCCGAGCTCAACCTCGGCCCGCAGGATCTGCTGCCGCACGACGACGACATCCTGCACGTGCTCGACTACCGCAAGGTGCGCCGCATCATCATCGACGAGTGCACCGCCGAACACGTCAACCTGCTCGAGAGCCTGATCGGCAAGCTCGCGCTGCGCCTGCTGCAATTGCCCGGCGTTCTGGGCGTGCGGGTGAAGATCGCCAAGCTGGAAATCTTTGACGACTGCGAAGTGGCGATCCGGGTGGAAACCGGGCTCTGGTGA
- a CDS encoding type I secretion system permease/ATPase, with the protein MDTRPESLGVGAAAWAHDKGEEAGRLLVAFARLHGHSLDIATLMSRLPAVSSSPGLHQAMAVLADLGLDLKAHRGGVLRLAKTTGPVLARDQEGRLLIAARLPDGRVQLQTAGEPAPELLSAGAFEVRWTGAWLAPHASRSTTMRAGEQMPFGFGWFWQSLRKQRGLLGEVLLASLFVQVFALVTPLIFQVVIDKVLTHRSVTTLDVMVVALMGVAVFEVVLGAMRHYLFSHTTQRIDLELGQRLFRHLMRLPLAYFESRRGGDTVARVRELENARAFMTGQGLTSWLDLLFAVVFLAIMFQYSVVLTGVVIAALPVFFGASWLLTPLLRRKLEDRFALGAENQAFLVETATAMETLKSHAVEGAWQRDWEQRLGEHARAAFESGQLGQAASQFTQLASKLLTALLLYLGARQVIAGDLSVGGLIAFNMLAGRVNAPILKLASLWQEFTQMKVSVKRLADIMDAVPEPASRPDRSVLPPIAGRLTFDRVYFRYAPGGREVLGDLSVDIAPGEVVGVTGVSGAGKTTLMRLAQRLHTPERGRVLIDGMDLNLVDTGWLRRQLGVVGQDTLLFNRSVRENIALGRPQLSMAEVMHAARLAGAHDFIVEMPDGYDTVVGERGSRLSGGQRARLAIARALAGDPRVLLLDEATASLDYESERLVHDNLAAIRQGRTVLIVAHRLSTLRLADRVLVMGGGRLVEAGSHDELMRMKGTYRSLYDAHRVLEAA; encoded by the coding sequence ATGGACACCAGGCCGGAAAGCCTGGGTGTCGGAGCCGCTGCATGGGCACACGACAAGGGTGAGGAAGCGGGACGGCTGCTGGTCGCGTTCGCACGATTGCACGGCCACTCGCTCGATATCGCCACGCTCATGAGCCGGCTGCCGGCGGTGTCGTCCTCACCCGGCCTGCACCAGGCCATGGCGGTGCTGGCCGACCTGGGGCTGGACCTGAAGGCGCATCGCGGCGGCGTGCTCAGATTGGCGAAGACCACGGGCCCGGTACTCGCGAGGGACCAGGAGGGGCGCCTGCTCATCGCGGCCCGACTGCCGGACGGCCGGGTGCAGCTGCAAACGGCGGGCGAGCCCGCCCCCGAGCTTCTGTCCGCAGGCGCCTTCGAAGTGCGCTGGACGGGTGCGTGGCTCGCTCCACACGCCAGCAGAAGCACGACGATGCGCGCCGGCGAGCAGATGCCGTTCGGATTCGGCTGGTTCTGGCAGTCGCTGCGCAAGCAGCGCGGCCTGCTCGGCGAAGTGCTGCTGGCCTCGCTGTTCGTGCAGGTGTTCGCACTGGTCACGCCGCTGATCTTCCAGGTGGTGATCGACAAGGTGCTCACCCACCGGTCCGTCACCACGCTCGACGTGATGGTCGTCGCGCTGATGGGGGTCGCTGTCTTCGAAGTGGTGCTCGGCGCGATGCGCCACTATCTGTTCAGCCACACCACGCAGCGCATCGATCTGGAATTGGGACAGCGCCTCTTCCGGCATCTCATGCGGCTGCCGCTGGCCTATTTCGAATCACGCCGCGGTGGCGACACGGTGGCCCGGGTGCGCGAGCTGGAAAACGCCCGGGCCTTCATGACCGGCCAGGGGCTCACCAGCTGGCTCGATTTGCTGTTCGCGGTCGTCTTTCTGGCGATCATGTTCCAGTACAGCGTCGTGTTGACCGGCGTGGTGATCGCGGCGCTGCCGGTGTTTTTCGGTGCGTCCTGGCTGCTCACGCCACTGTTGCGCCGCAAGCTGGAGGACCGATTCGCGCTCGGCGCGGAGAACCAGGCCTTCCTGGTGGAAACCGCCACCGCCATGGAGACCCTCAAGAGCCATGCGGTTGAAGGCGCCTGGCAGCGCGATTGGGAGCAACGCCTGGGCGAACACGCGCGTGCCGCGTTCGAATCGGGCCAGCTGGGCCAGGCCGCCAGCCAGTTCACCCAGCTCGCCAGCAAGCTGCTGACCGCCTTGCTGCTCTACCTCGGCGCGCGCCAGGTGATCGCCGGCGATCTGTCCGTGGGCGGATTGATCGCCTTCAACATGCTGGCCGGGCGGGTCAACGCGCCCATCCTCAAGCTGGCCTCGCTCTGGCAGGAGTTCACGCAGATGAAGGTCAGCGTGAAGCGGCTGGCCGACATCATGGACGCGGTGCCCGAACCCGCGTCGCGGCCTGACCGAAGTGTGCTGCCGCCGATCGCCGGCCGGCTCACGTTCGACCGGGTGTACTTTCGTTATGCGCCCGGCGGCCGTGAGGTGCTCGGCGACCTGAGCGTGGATATCGCGCCCGGCGAGGTGGTGGGCGTCACCGGCGTTTCCGGTGCCGGCAAGACCACGCTGATGCGGCTGGCGCAACGCCTGCACACCCCCGAGCGCGGTCGGGTGCTGATCGACGGCATGGACCTGAACCTGGTCGACACCGGCTGGTTGCGCCGCCAGCTCGGCGTGGTGGGGCAGGACACGCTGCTCTTCAACCGCTCGGTGCGCGAGAACATCGCGCTGGGACGGCCGCAGCTGTCGATGGCCGAAGTGATGCACGCCGCGCGGCTGGCCGGCGCGCACGATTTCATCGTCGAGATGCCGGACGGCTACGACACCGTGGTAGGCGAGCGGGGTAGCCGGCTTTCGGGGGGGCAGCGGGCGCGCCTGGCTATCGCCCGCGCGCTGGCGGGTGATCCGCGCGTGCTGCTGCTCGACGAGGCGACCGCATCGCTCGACTACGAGAGCGAACGCCTGGTGCATGACAACCTGGCGGCCATTCGGCAGGGGCGCACGGTGTTGATCGTGGCGCACCGGCTTTCCACCTTGCGGCTGGCCGACCGGGTGCTGGTGATGGGCGGCGGCCGGTTGGTGGAAGCCGGCAGTCACGACGAACTGATGCGCATGAAGGGCACCTATCGGTCTCTCTATGACGCGCATCGGGTGCTGGAGGCGGCATGA
- a CDS encoding class I SAM-dependent methyltransferase, giving the protein MAEPERTAAHVVADEIASAGGWIGFDRFMALALYTPGLGYYTRGAGQFGTMPAGVKGGGGDFVTAPELSPLYGRALAVQVADALEASDTDEVWEFGAGTGALAAQLLGALGERVRRYTIVDLSGTLRARQAETLAAFGDRVRWAESLPETLQGVVVGNEVLDAMPVRLLARVQGAWFERGVVDDGRGGFAWSDRPTDQRPPVEIAGPHDYLTEIHPQGRAFVATLGDRLARGAVFLIDYGFPEAEYYHPQRHMGTVMCHREHRADSDPLVDVGVKDITAHVDFTDVAVAAQDAGLELLGYASQAHFLYNCGFGQMLDTLTPAQRGLPLHLVNEHEMGELFKVIALGRGLPADWMPVGFAHGDRSHRL; this is encoded by the coding sequence ATGGCCGAGCCAGAACGGACGGCAGCACACGTGGTGGCCGACGAGATCGCGTCGGCCGGCGGCTGGATCGGTTTCGACCGCTTCATGGCCTTGGCGCTGTACACGCCCGGCCTGGGCTACTACACGCGCGGCGCCGGTCAGTTCGGCACGATGCCGGCGGGCGTGAAGGGCGGCGGCGGCGATTTCGTCACCGCGCCCGAGCTGTCGCCGCTCTACGGCCGGGCGTTGGCGGTGCAGGTGGCCGATGCGCTGGAAGCCTCGGATACCGACGAGGTCTGGGAATTCGGCGCCGGCACCGGCGCCCTGGCGGCGCAACTGCTGGGCGCGCTCGGCGAGCGGGTGCGCCGCTACACCATCGTCGACCTGTCCGGTACCTTGCGGGCGCGGCAGGCCGAAACCCTGGCGGCCTTCGGCGACCGCGTGCGCTGGGCCGAAAGCCTGCCCGAAACGCTGCAGGGCGTGGTCGTCGGCAACGAGGTGCTCGACGCGATGCCGGTGCGGCTGCTGGCGCGCGTGCAGGGTGCCTGGTTCGAGCGCGGCGTGGTCGACGACGGCCGGGGCGGCTTCGCCTGGAGCGACCGCCCCACCGATCAACGCCCGCCGGTCGAGATCGCCGGGCCGCACGACTACCTGACCGAGATCCACCCGCAGGGTCGCGCTTTCGTGGCCACGCTGGGCGACCGGCTGGCGCGGGGCGCGGTGTTCCTCATCGACTACGGCTTTCCGGAAGCCGAGTACTACCACCCGCAGCGCCACATGGGCACGGTGATGTGCCACCGCGAGCACCGCGCCGACAGCGATCCGCTGGTCGACGTCGGCGTGAAGGACATCACGGCACACGTCGATTTCACCGACGTCGCGGTGGCCGCGCAGGACGCCGGCCTGGAGCTGCTCGGTTACGCCAGCCAGGCGCACTTTCTCTACAACTGCGGCTTCGGCCAGATGCTCGACACCCTGACGCCGGCGCAGCGCGGCCTGCCGCTGCACCTGGTCAACGAGCACGAGATGGGCGAGCTGTTCAAGGTGATCGCGCTCGGCCGTGGCCTGCCGGCCGACTGGATGCCGGTCGGCTTCGCGCACGGCGACCGGAGCCACCGGCTGTAG
- a CDS encoding HlyD family type I secretion periplasmic adaptor subunit — protein MSVVMPPGGVAAAADTVDTLDGAALDLQIGPPAHLARMVSLGLCAMAAVALVFACLAPVDIVVSAQGRVIAPGHSKVLQPLEAGVVKTIAVRDGQTVRAGDLLLELDNTATHADRERLQHQWWEAQGDVARLSALLAGSSVLPPDGADGAPADGAVPPADGTMPAGLRRGQQALLESRAAEHRSRIASLQADIVRRQAEQAAIAAGIVQADASLPLVRKKNEMRETLARSGHLAEAGVIDSRLELINAEKELAVQQRRLEESRAGHASAVQQLAQAQAEFRARSGADMAEAFRRRETARQELVKATQREGMQQLRSPIDGIVQQLAVTTVGGVVTPAQALLTVVPADAAMEVEAQVLNRDIGHVHPGQRVVTKVETFDFTRYGYIEGAVSWVGSDAMADPKLGPVYPVRVLLKELRTSSAVDGVAGAVRAGMTVTVDMRVGERRLIEYFLAPMLRYRREALRER, from the coding sequence ATGAGCGTGGTGATGCCTCCGGGTGGTGTGGCGGCAGCGGCCGATACGGTCGATACGCTCGACGGCGCCGCCCTGGATCTGCAGATCGGCCCGCCGGCGCATCTGGCGCGCATGGTCTCGCTCGGCCTGTGCGCCATGGCGGCGGTGGCCCTGGTCTTTGCCTGCCTGGCGCCGGTCGATATCGTGGTCAGTGCGCAGGGGCGGGTGATCGCGCCGGGTCACAGCAAGGTGCTGCAGCCGCTGGAAGCCGGTGTGGTCAAGACCATCGCGGTGCGCGATGGCCAGACGGTGCGGGCCGGCGACCTGCTGCTCGAGCTCGACAACACCGCCACCCATGCCGATCGGGAACGGCTGCAACACCAGTGGTGGGAGGCGCAGGGCGACGTGGCGCGCTTGTCGGCCCTGTTGGCCGGGTCGTCGGTCCTGCCGCCCGATGGTGCCGATGGCGCGCCCGCGGACGGTGCGGTGCCTCCGGCTGACGGCACGATGCCGGCGGGACTGCGCCGCGGCCAGCAGGCGCTGCTGGAAAGCCGTGCCGCCGAGCATCGTTCGCGTATCGCCTCGCTGCAGGCCGACATCGTGCGCCGCCAGGCCGAGCAGGCGGCGATCGCGGCCGGCATCGTGCAGGCCGATGCCAGCTTGCCACTGGTGCGCAAGAAGAACGAGATGCGCGAAACACTGGCCCGCAGCGGCCACCTCGCCGAGGCCGGCGTGATCGACAGCCGGCTCGAACTCATCAATGCCGAGAAGGAGCTCGCGGTACAGCAGCGTCGGCTGGAGGAATCCCGGGCCGGCCACGCTTCGGCGGTGCAGCAGCTCGCGCAGGCGCAGGCGGAGTTCCGGGCGCGCTCGGGCGCCGACATGGCCGAGGCCTTCCGTCGTCGCGAGACGGCCCGCCAGGAGCTGGTGAAAGCTACGCAGCGCGAAGGCATGCAGCAGCTGCGCAGCCCGATCGACGGCATCGTGCAGCAGCTCGCGGTGACCACGGTCGGCGGCGTCGTCACGCCGGCGCAGGCGCTGTTGACGGTGGTGCCGGCCGATGCCGCGATGGAGGTGGAGGCCCAGGTGCTCAACCGTGACATCGGGCATGTGCACCCGGGGCAGCGGGTGGTGACCAAGGTCGAGACCTTCGATTTCACCCGCTACGGCTACATCGAGGGCGCGGTGTCCTGGGTGGGCTCCGATGCGATGGCCGATCCGAAGCTCGGCCCGGTGTATCCGGTGCGGGTGCTCCTGAAGGAGCTGCGGACCTCGTCGGCGGTAGATGGCGTGGCGGGCGCGGTGCGGGCCGGCATGACCGTGACGGTCGACATGCGGGTGGGCGAGCGGCGCCTGATCGAGTATTTTCTGGCACCGATGCTGCGCTACCGGCGGGAGGCGCTGCGTGAACGCTGA
- a CDS encoding DUF2905 domain-containing protein, with the protein MIRLYLVVFLVLILISWAAPWLGRFGLGRLPGDLHWRWRGREWHLPVTSTILAGMVAAGISKLF; encoded by the coding sequence ATGATCCGGCTCTACCTCGTCGTTTTCCTGGTGCTGATCCTGATCAGCTGGGCCGCCCCCTGGCTGGGCCGCTTCGGCCTGGGCCGGCTGCCCGGCGACCTGCACTGGCGCTGGCGCGGCCGCGAATGGCACCTGCCGGTGACCAGCACCATCCTGGCCGGCATGGTGGCTGCCGGTATCTCCAAGCTGTTCTGA
- a CDS encoding BON domain-containing protein, translating to MNQRFSFFDQAVAVSRLRLPAAVLAAGALLSGLSGCVPLVVGGAMAGTSAVVVDRRTAGTQLEDESIEQRAASAVRTNFADRVHVNITSFNRQLLLTGEVPTAQDKERVEQYVARVENVRNVVNALDVMPASGLTDRSRDTFITTKVKASFVDAKDLVSSAFKVVTERGVVYLMGRVSKREADRSAEIARGVSGVVKVVRVYELISEQELADIGRQQPPATGTSNTAPAAAPAPAPAAAPADSGAVVTPVR from the coding sequence ATGAACCAGCGTTTTTCCTTCTTCGACCAGGCCGTGGCGGTCTCCCGCCTGCGCCTGCCGGCCGCCGTGCTCGCCGCCGGTGCCCTGCTGTCGGGCCTCAGCGGCTGCGTGCCGCTGGTGGTGGGCGGCGCCATGGCAGGCACCAGCGCGGTGGTCGTCGACCGCCGCACCGCCGGCACCCAACTCGAGGACGAATCGATCGAGCAACGCGCCGCGAGCGCCGTGCGCACCAATTTCGCGGACCGGGTCCACGTCAACATCACCAGCTTCAACCGCCAACTGCTGTTGACCGGCGAAGTGCCGACCGCGCAGGACAAGGAACGGGTCGAGCAATACGTGGCGCGGGTGGAAAACGTGCGCAATGTGGTCAACGCGCTCGACGTGATGCCGGCCAGCGGCCTCACCGACCGCTCTCGCGACACCTTCATCACCACCAAGGTCAAGGCGAGCTTCGTCGATGCCAAGGACCTGGTCTCCAGCGCCTTCAAGGTCGTCACCGAACGCGGTGTCGTCTACCTGATGGGCCGGGTGAGCAAGCGTGAAGCCGATCGCTCGGCCGAGATCGCCCGCGGCGTTTCGGGCGTGGTGAAGGTGGTGCGCGTCTACGAACTGATCAGCGAGCAGGAACTCGCCGACATCGGCCGCCAGCAGCCGCCGGCCACTGGCACCTCCAATACGGCGCCGGCCGCCGCGCCCGCACCGGCACCCGCTGCGGCACCGGCCGACAGCGGCGCCGTCGTCACCCCGGTCCGCTGA
- a CDS encoding TolC family outer membrane protein, translating to MNADGLPAWDRVAIAVVWRALAVLAIGCCGAAPVGAEDLLGAYERARRHDPVLQAALHAHDAARERVPQARAGLLPTVGLVGNAGGQSGASSFDRSAPVDRTVRSRSWSLQLSQPLWRPANRLAYAQAQAQEVVADEQWRQAQQDSMLRLTQAYFDALVAEESLRVARGQEAAVQRQLDLASGGHAAGTATVTDVHEALARRDLAQSQALAAQAEVELRFGELERQLGASTASLATLPDPASEGDLPPPAEDAETWMERARAQHPAVRLQEATLAAAEAEIARSQAAHGPTLDLVANYGRHAASGSMASPADVSSRVNATQVGLNLQMPLFAGGSVAARVRESLALRDRAQDELETARRQVAAQARQAWNGVHYGRLQLRALASAVASSRSAVEDNRIGYRIGTRINIDVLNAEQQLYAARRDWFKARVEVLMHALRLKASAGLLEESDLATVNRLLVAPI from the coding sequence GTGAACGCTGATGGGCTTCCCGCATGGGATCGGGTCGCCATTGCGGTGGTGTGGCGAGCGCTCGCCGTTCTGGCCATTGGCTGCTGCGGCGCCGCACCGGTCGGCGCGGAGGATCTGCTCGGCGCCTACGAGCGTGCGCGTCGGCACGATCCGGTGCTGCAGGCGGCGCTGCATGCCCACGATGCCGCGCGCGAGCGCGTGCCCCAGGCGCGCGCCGGGCTGCTGCCGACCGTCGGCCTGGTGGGCAATGCCGGTGGTCAGTCCGGTGCGTCTTCGTTCGACCGGTCGGCCCCGGTGGATCGCACGGTGCGTTCGCGCAGCTGGAGCCTGCAGCTGAGCCAGCCGCTCTGGCGTCCCGCGAACCGGCTGGCCTACGCGCAGGCGCAAGCGCAGGAAGTCGTGGCGGACGAGCAATGGCGGCAGGCGCAGCAGGATTCGATGCTGCGGCTGACCCAGGCCTATTTCGACGCCCTGGTCGCCGAGGAGTCGCTGCGGGTCGCGCGCGGCCAGGAGGCCGCGGTGCAGCGGCAATTGGACCTGGCCAGCGGTGGCCACGCCGCTGGCACCGCCACCGTGACCGATGTGCACGAGGCTCTGGCGCGACGCGATCTGGCGCAGTCGCAGGCCCTCGCGGCACAGGCCGAGGTGGAGCTGCGTTTCGGCGAACTGGAGCGCCAGCTCGGCGCTTCGACGGCATCGCTCGCCACCTTGCCCGACCCGGCATCCGAAGGCGACCTGCCACCGCCCGCCGAAGATGCCGAGACCTGGATGGAGCGGGCGCGCGCGCAGCATCCGGCGGTGCGCCTGCAGGAGGCGACCCTGGCGGCGGCCGAAGCGGAGATCGCCCGCAGCCAGGCAGCCCATGGACCGACGCTGGACCTGGTGGCCAACTACGGGCGCCATGCCGCCTCCGGCAGCATGGCGTCGCCCGCTGACGTGTCGAGCCGGGTGAACGCGACCCAGGTCGGCCTGAACCTGCAGATGCCGCTGTTCGCCGGCGGTTCGGTGGCGGCGCGGGTGCGGGAGTCGCTGGCCTTGCGCGACAGGGCGCAGGACGAGCTGGAAACCGCGCGCCGCCAGGTGGCGGCACAGGCGCGGCAGGCCTGGAATGGTGTGCACTACGGCCGCCTGCAGTTGCGCGCGCTGGCGTCGGCCGTGGCCTCCAGCCGCAGCGCGGTGGAAGACAACCGGATCGGCTACCGCATCGGCACGCGGATCAACATCGACGTGCTCAATGCCGAGCAGCAGCTCTATGCCGCCCGGCGCGACTGGTTCAAGGCCCGGGTGGAAGTGCTGATGCACGCGCTGCGGCTCAAGGCATCGGCCGGGCTGCTGGAGGAGTCCGACCTGGCCACGGTCAACCGGCTGCTGGTGGCGCCGATCTGA